One Aegilops tauschii subsp. strangulata cultivar AL8/78 chromosome 7, Aet v6.0, whole genome shotgun sequence genomic window carries:
- the LOC141027002 gene encoding uncharacterized protein has product MDCNLKAIFWNVRGLNSGTKRTAVRSVISAAAPGIVCLQETKLAHVSDAIVLDTLGPSFEDYFFLPAASTRGGILLAWQRSTISISNPLIGEHHVTALVTSLARDGHWWLTGVYGPQDDDAKLEFLSELHDVRESRIGPWLIGGDFNMITSASEKNNSNINRRTMNRFRRFIANEELRDLYMHGRRYTWSNECDTPTLVRNDRILCTFGWEIAHPHCLLHRLSSAASDHYPLLVDCVARPPGARHFHFERFWPKLEGFHQVVSEAWASIPPDADPFRRTVTRPKATARKLRSWSACSIDNVSLQLKVSRELIARLDAAQDLRALSLLET; this is encoded by the coding sequence ATGGATTGTAACTTGAAAGCAATTTTTTGGAACGTTCGTGGTCTTAACTCCGGCACTAAACGCACGGCCGTCCGCAGCGTGATCTCCGCTGCCGCACCTGGCATCGTATGTCTCCAAGAGACAAAGCTCGCTCATGTCTCCGACGCCATTGTCTTGGACACGCTCGGTCCATCTTTCGAGGACTACTTCTTCCTCCCCGCGGCTAGCACACGCGGTGGCATCCTCCTTGCTTGGCAACGCTCTACCATCTCTATTTCCAATCCCCTCATCGGCGAGCACCATGTTACGGCCTTGGTCACTTCCCTGGCCAGGGATGGTCATTGGTGGCTCACGGGCGTGTACGGGCCTCAAGACGACGATGCCAAACTAGAGTTCCTTTCCGAGTTGCACGACGTGCGCGAGTCCCGCATCGGTCCATGGCTTATTGGTGGAGATTTTAACATGATCACTTCGGCCTCGGagaagaacaactcaaacatcaACCGTCGCACCATGAACAGATTTAGGCGCTTCATCGCCAATGAGGAGCTTCGTGATCTCTACATGCATGGGCGGCGATATACTTGGTCCAATGAGTGCGACACCCCGACGCTTGTTCGGAATGACCGCATCCTTTGCACCTTCGGTTGGGAGATTGCCCACCCGCACTGTTTGCTCCACCGCCTCTCCTCCGCGGCCTCCGACCACTACCCGCTCCTGGTTGACTGCGTGGCCCGCCCACCGGGAGCACGACATTTCCACTTCGAGAGATTCTGGCCGAAGTTGGAAGGTTTTCACCAGGTGGTCTCTGAGGCCTGGGCCTCTATTCCGCCTGACGCCGATCCCTTTCGGCGGACCGTGACACGTCCTAAGGCGACGGCCAGGAAGCTGCGGAGCTGGAGTGCATGCTCGATCGACAACGTATCCCTGCAGCTTAAGGTGTCCCGCGAACTCATTGCACGGCTTGATGCTGCCCAAGATTTGCGGGCGCTTTCTCTTCTCGAGACCTAG